The proteins below come from a single Streptococcus porcinus genomic window:
- a CDS encoding PolC-type DNA polymerase III: MSDLFVKLMEQIEMPLEMRSSSVFSTADIIEVNVHSVSRLWEFHFAFETILPIDIYRELDYRLTNTFKKADIKVRFDIQVKQIDYSEQVLQAYYQEAFEHAPCNGASFKSSFAKLQVSYQEDKLVIHAPRFVNNDHFRQNHIPNLAKQLAAFGFGQLTIEMATNQEMTQEMTHSFVSNRQALLEKAVQENLEAQKSLEAMQPPADEVNSSKPSFDYKERVAQRQAGFEKAEITPMIEIETEENRIVFEGMVFDVDRKTTRTGRHIINFKMTDYTSSFAMQKWAKDDDELRKFDMIAKGAWLRVQGNIENNQFTKSLTMNVQQIKEIVHHSRKDLMPDDQKRVELHAHTNMSTMDALPTVESLIDTAAKWGHKAVAITDHANVQSFPHGYHRARKAGIKAIFGLEANIVEDKVPISYDPVDMDLHEATYVVFDVETTGLSAINNDLIQIAASKMYKGNIIEQFDEFINPGHPLSSFTTELTGITDNHLIGAKPLLQVLEAFQAFCQDTILVAHNASFDVGFMNANYERHHLPLIKQPVIDTLEFARNLYPEYKRHGLGPLTKRFQVSLDHHHMANYDAEATGRLLFIFLKEAREKHGLTNLLDLNTKLVAEDSYKKARVKHATIYVQNQTGLKNIFKLVSLSNVKYFEGVPRIPRTVLDQHREGLLLGTACSEGEVFDAVLTKGVEAATELANYYDFIEIMPPALYQPLIARELINDQEGVQKAILDLIEVGKRLNKPVLATGNVHYIEPEEAIYREIIVRSLGQGAMINRPIGRGEGAQPAPLPEAHFRTTNEMLDDFAFLGKELAYQVVVQNTQDFADRIEEVEVVKGDLYTPFIDKAEETVAELTYQKAFEIYGNPLPDIIDLRIEKELTSILGNGFAVIYLASQMLVNRSNERGYLVGSRGSVGSSFVATMIGITEVNPMPPHYVCPSCQHSEFITDGSVGSGYDLPNKNCPKCGASYQKDGQDIPFETFLGFDGDKVPDIDLNFSGDDQPNAHLDVRDIFGAEYAFRAGTVGTVAEKTAYGFVKGYERDFGKIYRDAEVDRLAAGAAGVKRTTGQHPGGIVVIPNYMDVYDFTPVQFPAEDVTASWQTTHFNFHDIDENVLKLDILGHDDPTMIRKLQDLSGIDPKSIPADDPGVMALFSGTEILGVTPEQIGTPTGMLGIPEFGTNFVRGMVNETHPTTFAELLQLSGLSHGTDVWLGNAQDLIKEGIATLKTVIGCRDDIMVYLMHAGLEPKMAFTIMERVRKGLWLKISEDERNSYIEAMRKNHVPDWYIESCGKIKYMFPKAHAAAYVLMALRVAYFKVHHPIMYYCAYFSIRAKAFELKTMSGGLEAVKARMEDIALKKKNNEASNVENDLYTTLEIVNEMLERGFKFGKLDLYKSDAIEFQIEGDTLIPPFVALEGLGENVARQIVRARKEGEFLSKMELRKRGGASQTLVEKMDDMGILGNLPEDNQLSLFDDFF, translated from the coding sequence ATGTCAGATTTATTCGTTAAATTAATGGAACAAATAGAAATGCCACTTGAAATGCGTAGTTCAAGTGTTTTTTCGACTGCTGACATTATTGAAGTTAATGTTCATTCAGTTTCTAGACTTTGGGAGTTTCACTTTGCATTTGAAACCATTTTGCCCATTGACATTTATCGAGAATTGGACTATCGCTTAACCAACACCTTCAAAAAAGCTGATATTAAAGTTAGGTTTGATATTCAGGTAAAGCAGATTGATTATTCAGAGCAAGTCTTGCAAGCTTACTATCAGGAGGCTTTTGAGCATGCACCCTGTAATGGAGCCTCCTTCAAATCTAGCTTTGCAAAACTGCAAGTCTCCTATCAGGAGGATAAGTTAGTTATTCACGCTCCCCGCTTTGTTAATAATGATCATTTTAGACAAAATCATATCCCAAATCTGGCTAAACAGCTAGCTGCCTTTGGCTTTGGCCAATTGACTATTGAAATGGCCACTAACCAAGAGATGACCCAAGAGATGACACATTCTTTTGTGTCCAATCGCCAAGCATTGCTAGAAAAAGCTGTCCAGGAAAATCTAGAAGCGCAAAAATCATTAGAAGCTATGCAGCCACCTGCTGATGAAGTTAATAGTAGTAAACCAAGTTTTGACTACAAAGAAAGAGTGGCTCAAAGACAAGCAGGCTTTGAAAAAGCTGAGATCACACCAATGATTGAAATTGAAACAGAAGAAAATCGTATTGTCTTTGAAGGTATGGTTTTTGATGTGGATCGCAAAACAACCCGTACTGGACGTCACATCATCAATTTTAAAATGACGGACTATACTTCTAGTTTTGCTATGCAAAAATGGGCTAAAGATGATGATGAGCTTCGTAAATTTGATATGATTGCTAAGGGTGCTTGGTTACGAGTTCAGGGAAATATTGAAAATAATCAATTTACCAAAAGCCTGACTATGAACGTACAACAAATTAAAGAAATTGTGCATCATAGCCGGAAGGATCTGATGCCAGATGATCAAAAACGTGTGGAATTACATGCTCACACTAACATGTCTACAATGGATGCCCTACCCACTGTTGAAAGTCTCATCGATACGGCTGCTAAATGGGGTCACAAAGCCGTTGCCATCACAGATCATGCCAATGTGCAGTCTTTTCCTCATGGTTACCATCGTGCTCGGAAAGCGGGCATCAAGGCAATTTTTGGACTAGAAGCCAATATTGTTGAAGATAAAGTTCCTATTTCTTATGATCCTGTTGATATGGATTTGCACGAAGCAACCTATGTTGTTTTTGACGTTGAGACGACAGGCCTATCGGCAATAAATAATGACTTGATTCAGATTGCGGCTTCAAAAATGTATAAAGGTAATATTATTGAACAATTTGATGAGTTCATTAATCCTGGTCATCCTTTATCTAGTTTTACAACGGAGTTAACAGGAATTACAGACAATCATCTGATTGGAGCAAAGCCTCTCCTACAAGTCCTAGAAGCTTTTCAAGCTTTTTGCCAGGATACCATTTTGGTTGCTCATAATGCTAGTTTCGATGTCGGTTTTATGAATGCTAATTATGAACGTCATCATCTTCCCTTAATTAAGCAACCTGTGATTGACACTTTAGAATTTGCTCGTAATTTATATCCTGAATATAAACGACATGGTTTGGGGCCGCTGACCAAGAGATTCCAAGTTTCCTTGGATCATCACCATATGGCTAATTATGATGCGGAAGCCACTGGACGTTTGTTGTTTATTTTCTTAAAAGAAGCTCGCGAAAAACATGGGCTCACCAACTTATTGGATCTCAATACTAAGCTTGTAGCTGAAGATTCTTATAAAAAAGCTCGGGTCAAACATGCGACCATCTATGTTCAAAATCAAACCGGTTTGAAAAATATTTTCAAATTAGTTAGCCTATCAAATGTTAAATACTTTGAAGGAGTTCCGAGAATTCCTCGGACTGTTTTAGATCAGCATCGAGAAGGTCTCCTCCTAGGTACAGCTTGTTCTGAAGGGGAAGTTTTTGATGCGGTCCTCACCAAAGGTGTGGAAGCCGCTACCGAGTTAGCAAACTATTATGACTTCATCGAAATTATGCCCCCAGCTCTCTACCAACCTTTAATTGCGCGTGAATTAATTAATGATCAAGAGGGTGTTCAGAAGGCAATATTAGATTTAATTGAAGTCGGAAAAAGGCTAAACAAGCCAGTCCTTGCAACAGGGAATGTTCATTACATTGAACCGGAAGAAGCTATTTATCGGGAAATCATTGTTCGCTCACTTGGCCAAGGTGCTATGATTAACAGACCAATTGGTCGTGGAGAAGGAGCGCAACCCGCACCACTGCCTGAGGCTCATTTTAGGACAACCAATGAAATGCTCGATGACTTTGCCTTTCTAGGAAAAGAACTAGCTTATCAGGTTGTTGTTCAAAATACTCAAGATTTTGCTGATCGTATTGAAGAAGTTGAAGTTGTTAAAGGAGACCTTTACACGCCTTTTATTGATAAAGCCGAAGAAACAGTTGCTGAGTTGACTTATCAAAAAGCTTTTGAAATTTATGGTAATCCTTTACCGGATATTATTGATTTACGAATTGAAAAAGAGTTGACTTCCATACTAGGTAATGGTTTTGCAGTGATATATTTGGCCTCACAAATGCTGGTAAACCGTTCTAATGAACGAGGATATTTAGTAGGTTCACGTGGCTCTGTCGGGTCAAGTTTTGTTGCTACTATGATTGGGATAACAGAAGTTAATCCAATGCCTCCTCATTATGTTTGTCCTAGTTGCCAACATTCAGAGTTTATTACAGATGGCTCTGTGGGATCTGGTTATGATTTACCTAATAAGAATTGTCCAAAATGTGGAGCAAGTTATCAAAAAGACGGACAAGATATTCCCTTTGAAACTTTCCTTGGCTTCGATGGGGACAAAGTACCAGATATTGACTTGAATTTTTCTGGAGATGATCAACCCAATGCCCATCTAGATGTTCGTGATATTTTTGGAGCTGAGTATGCTTTTAGGGCGGGAACCGTTGGTACCGTTGCAGAGAAAACAGCATATGGTTTTGTTAAAGGCTATGAACGGGATTTTGGAAAAATATATAGAGATGCTGAAGTTGATCGTCTTGCAGCCGGTGCAGCTGGTGTGAAACGAACAACTGGGCAACACCCAGGCGGTATTGTTGTTATTCCTAACTACATGGATGTCTATGATTTTACTCCGGTTCAATTTCCAGCAGAAGATGTCACTGCTTCATGGCAGACTACCCACTTTAACTTCCATGATATCGATGAAAATGTTTTAAAACTTGATATTTTAGGGCATGATGATCCAACAATGATTCGGAAGTTACAAGATTTGTCAGGGATTGATCCTAAGTCAATTCCGGCTGACGACCCTGGCGTTATGGCCCTCTTCTCAGGTACAGAAATTTTAGGAGTAACACCTGAACAAATTGGTACTCCTACGGGAATGCTTGGTATACCTGAATTTGGAACCAATTTTGTTCGGGGAATGGTCAATGAAACTCACCCAACTACTTTTGCTGAACTTTTACAACTATCTGGTCTATCACATGGAACAGACGTTTGGCTAGGTAATGCGCAAGATCTCATTAAAGAAGGTATTGCAACCCTAAAAACAGTTATCGGATGTCGAGATGATATCATGGTTTACCTCATGCATGCTGGTTTGGAGCCTAAAATGGCCTTTACCATTATGGAACGGGTTCGAAAAGGGCTTTGGTTAAAAATCTCAGAAGATGAGCGTAATTCATATATTGAAGCTATGCGTAAGAATCATGTTCCGGATTGGTATATTGAATCTTGTGGAAAGATTAAATATATGTTCCCTAAAGCGCATGCTGCCGCCTATGTTTTGATGGCTTTAAGGGTTGCTTATTTTAAGGTACATCACCCAATCATGTATTATTGTGCTTATTTCTCCATTCGTGCAAAAGCTTTTGAATTAAAAACGATGAGTGGTGGTTTAGAGGCTGTTAAAGCAAGGATGGAAGATATAGCCCTTAAAAAGAAAAATAACGAAGCTTCCAATGTTGAGAATGATTTATATACAACACTTGAGATTGTTAATGAGATGTTAGAGCGTGGTTTTAAATTTGGGAAATTAGACCTCTACAAGAGTGATGCGATAGAGTTTCAAATTGAAGGTGATACTTTAATACCTCCTTTTGTAGCCTTAGAAGGCCTAGGTGAGAATGTTGCTAGACAAATAGTTCGTGCCAGAAAAGAAGGTGAATTTCTTTCAAAAATGGAGCTTAGAAAACGTGGCGGAGCGTCACAAACTTTGGTTGAAAAAATGGACGACATGGGAATATTAGGAAATCTTCCTGAAGATAACCAATTAAGTCTCTTTGATGATTTTTTCTAA
- a CDS encoding MarR family winged helix-turn-helix transcriptional regulator yields MGTFKNSAVKSMVVMRKAFRTIDAKVSESYKDHELTPTQFAVLDVLYAKGDLKIGELINSMLATSGNMTVVINNMEKKGWVQRIMCPHDKRSFIVSLTDDGKAVIEKALPEHIGKVEDIFSVLTEAEQKELIKLLKKFKNA; encoded by the coding sequence ATGGGAACATTTAAAAATTCAGCAGTTAAATCAATGGTAGTTATGCGTAAGGCTTTTCGAACGATTGATGCTAAGGTATCTGAAAGCTATAAAGATCATGAATTGACCCCAACTCAATTTGCTGTTCTTGATGTTTTGTATGCTAAAGGTGACTTGAAAATTGGGGAACTAATCAACAGTATGTTAGCAACTTCCGGTAATATGACTGTTGTTATTAATAATATGGAAAAAAAAGGCTGGGTTCAACGAATCATGTGTCCTCATGATAAACGGTCTTTCATTGTTAGTTTAACGGATGACGGCAAAGCAGTAATTGAAAAAGCACTACCAGAGCATATTGGTAAAGTTGAAGATATTTTTTCTGTTTTGACAGAGGCAGAGCAAAAAGAATTAATTAAGCTTCTGAAAAAATTTAAAAATGCATAG
- a CDS encoding NADPH-dependent FMN reductase, whose protein sequence is MKNILFIDGSLRKGSFNHQLALEAEKTLAGKANVSYLDWAQVPVFSQDLEANAPEAVVKVREAIQAADALWIFSPVYNFSIPGSVKNLLDWASRALDLSDPTGPSAIGGKVITVSSVANGGHDQLFAIYNDLIPFIRTTVAGEFTKTTVNPEAWGTGVLEISEETKASLASQAEALLAAVSND, encoded by the coding sequence ATGAAAAATATTCTATTTATCGACGGCTCACTACGCAAAGGTTCATTTAATCATCAGTTAGCTCTTGAAGCAGAAAAAACTTTAGCTGGAAAAGCTAATGTTTCTTATTTGGATTGGGCTCAAGTTCCCGTTTTTAGTCAAGATCTTGAAGCTAATGCTCCAGAAGCAGTGGTTAAAGTTCGTGAAGCTATTCAAGCAGCAGATGCTCTTTGGATTTTCTCTCCAGTTTATAATTTCTCAATTCCAGGATCAGTGAAAAATTTACTAGACTGGGCATCACGTGCACTTGACTTGTCAGATCCAACTGGCCCATCAGCAATTGGTGGTAAAGTTATTACCGTCTCATCAGTAGCTAACGGTGGACATGATCAATTATTTGCTATCTACAATGATTTGATTCCTTTTATTCGTACAACAGTAGCAGGTGAATTCACTAAAACAACTGTAAATCCAGAAGCTTGGGGAACTGGAGTCCTTGAGATTTCAGAGGAAACAAAAGCTAGTCTTGCAAGTCAAGCAGAAGCTTTGTTAGCAGCAGTCTCTAACGATTAA
- the def gene encoding peptide deformylase — protein MSAQDKIIKASHMITMDDIIREGNPTLRQKAQEVALPLSDEDIILGEKMMQFLKHSQDPVMAEKLDLRGGVGLAAPQLDISKRIIAVLVPNMEDSEGNPPKESYSLQEVMYNPKVVAHSVQDAALAEGEGCLSVDRPIEGYVVRHSRVTVDYYNKDGEKQRIKLKGYNAIVVQHEIDHINGIMFYDRINQADPFAVNEGMLIIK, from the coding sequence ATGTCTGCACAAGATAAAATAATAAAAGCTAGTCACATGATTACCATGGACGATATCATCCGTGAAGGTAACCCAACCCTAAGGCAAAAGGCTCAAGAGGTTGCTCTCCCCTTAAGTGATGAAGATATCATTTTAGGCGAGAAAATGATGCAATTTTTAAAACATTCTCAAGATCCTGTGATGGCGGAAAAATTAGATTTACGTGGTGGCGTTGGCTTAGCCGCACCACAGTTAGATATTTCAAAACGAATCATCGCTGTTCTAGTTCCTAACATGGAAGATAGCGAAGGTAATCCTCCAAAAGAATCCTACAGTCTTCAAGAAGTGATGTATAATCCTAAGGTTGTAGCACATTCAGTTCAAGATGCTGCTCTAGCAGAAGGTGAAGGTTGCCTATCCGTTGATCGTCCAATTGAGGGCTATGTTGTTCGCCATTCCCGTGTTACTGTTGATTACTATAACAAAGATGGTGAAAAACAACGTATCAAATTGAAAGGTTATAATGCTATCGTTGTTCAACATGAAATTGATCATATTAACGGTATCATGTTCTATGACCGTATCAATCAGGCTGATCCCTTCGCTGTCAATGAGGGTATGCTAATTATTAAATAA
- a CDS encoding phosphatase PAP2 family protein, whose protein sequence is MFKKRSFFATNLFLTSFLLLAIGVMTNASVIHYLDNALFNLVALTYSPWLTTVMIYITSIGSPLIVTILAMVLFILNRHQGKKTLILFFFYFATSGLALLLKFIIHRQRPSFQLFSDTGLSFPSGHSICMILLLLILFSFLTHRKDSFSTLVKYIATIWTLLLLLSRIYLRDHYPTDILASLSLAMTSYFLTKTFAFSNDANEIDSNYEQTSLSQKESSAQLYK, encoded by the coding sequence ATGTTCAAAAAACGCTCATTTTTTGCTACCAACCTATTTTTGACAAGCTTTTTACTACTAGCTATTGGAGTTATGACCAATGCCTCAGTTATTCATTATTTAGATAATGCTCTCTTTAATCTTGTGGCATTAACATATAGTCCCTGGCTAACAACTGTCATGATCTACATTACTAGCATCGGTAGTCCACTGATTGTTACCATTCTTGCTATGGTTCTTTTTATTTTAAATCGACATCAAGGTAAAAAGACACTTATTCTATTCTTTTTTTACTTTGCCACAAGTGGCTTAGCACTCTTACTAAAGTTTATTATCCACCGACAGCGGCCAAGCTTTCAACTCTTTTCTGATACAGGCCTGAGCTTTCCTAGTGGTCATAGTATTTGTATGATTCTTCTACTTTTAATTCTATTTAGTTTTCTAACTCATCGCAAAGATAGCTTCTCAACCTTGGTCAAATATATAGCCACCATCTGGACTCTCTTGCTATTGCTTTCTCGCATTTACCTCAGAGATCACTATCCAACCGATATCCTCGCCTCACTAAGCTTGGCCATGACCTCCTATTTTTTGACTAAAACTTTTGCTTTTAGCAATGATGCCAACGAAATTGATAGCAATTACGAACAAACTTCCCTTTCACAGAAGGAGTCATCAGCTCAGCTTTATAAATAA
- a CDS encoding cyclic nucleotide-binding domain-containing protein: MKTITNEKLLKELLKKYHLEKFFPKVFWPELQLVLFHKNDMICQQDQALTFIGYALAGNIKIVRRLSNGKEHILETHAKPCLIGDIELLTNQNAVTSVIALEETYLIQLKHINKKKLLANPEFLYQISQELAKNFYKQNIKSTQNLSYTVKERLAKHILENEENGYFQLDLTLLADSFGTSYRHLHRVIAQLLEVKIIEKVSFKYYHILSKETLEDLADLD; this comes from the coding sequence ATGAAGACGATTACAAACGAAAAATTATTAAAAGAACTACTTAAAAAATATCACTTAGAAAAGTTTTTTCCTAAGGTTTTTTGGCCTGAACTACAATTAGTCCTTTTTCATAAAAATGATATGATCTGTCAACAAGATCAGGCTTTAACTTTCATTGGCTATGCTTTGGCTGGCAACATTAAGATTGTTAGACGTCTATCTAATGGTAAAGAGCATATCCTAGAAACCCATGCTAAACCCTGTTTAATAGGTGACATAGAATTATTGACCAACCAAAATGCTGTTACTTCTGTCATCGCTCTGGAAGAAACCTACCTGATTCAACTAAAGCATATTAACAAAAAAAAGTTATTAGCCAATCCTGAATTCTTATATCAAATCAGTCAGGAACTAGCTAAAAACTTTTACAAGCAAAATATTAAGAGTACTCAAAACCTAAGCTATACCGTAAAAGAAAGGCTTGCCAAACATATTTTAGAAAACGAGGAAAATGGCTACTTCCAGCTTGACTTGACCCTATTAGCTGATTCTTTTGGCACTAGCTATCGTCACCTACATCGTGTCATTGCTCAGCTTTTAGAGGTCAAAATTATAGAAAAAGTTTCCTTTAAATACTATCATATCCTTTCCAAAGAAACCTTAGAGGATCTAGCAGATTTGGATTAA
- a CDS encoding MFS transporter — MKSFLEKMSLLSLSLMMISPFSVALALPQMLSFYERQGYTESNVSILFSLSSFSVLAVLLANPLLRKVLNERQTVILGLLLIALGGGSPMLTQSYAIVFLSRLLLGLGIGLINAKAINIISERYTGKEKIKLLGFRSSVEVLGAALFTFLAGFLISFGWSKAFAIYFFALITLGLYLLFVPKIPEVSKVEKHTDNQRLSSKQLLMIIGMAIYAGFVIVVNTSITLRIPLVIAQNNLGSAGLASLILSLMMLMGIFSGLSFSGLLARFKESLMVIVAIALGVGMLILWIANSIFLVALGALLTGFVYSVGVTYVFHHISEKMPSHQLTNATTLVLLGCNVGGGGAAIVLQVFSYLSSSLVFPYLVYALLSLTLGLLLLLKGKRKAGNLDLKK; from the coding sequence TTGAAATCTTTTTTAGAAAAAATGAGTTTATTAAGTCTCTCTTTAATGATGATCTCGCCATTTTCTGTTGCACTAGCCTTGCCCCAAATGCTCTCATTCTATGAAAGGCAAGGCTATACAGAATCAAATGTGAGTATCCTATTTTCGCTTTCTTCGTTTTCGGTTTTGGCTGTCTTGTTAGCTAATCCACTTTTGAGGAAAGTGTTAAATGAAAGACAGACAGTTATTTTAGGACTTTTGCTGATTGCTTTAGGTGGAGGAAGTCCAATGTTGACACAATCATATGCTATTGTTTTTCTCTCACGTCTGTTGCTTGGTCTTGGGATAGGCTTAATCAATGCTAAGGCTATTAATATTATTAGTGAACGTTATACAGGTAAAGAGAAAATTAAACTATTGGGCTTTAGAAGCTCGGTAGAAGTTTTAGGAGCAGCTCTATTTACCTTTTTAGCTGGTTTTTTAATCAGTTTTGGCTGGTCTAAGGCTTTTGCTATTTACTTTTTTGCCCTCATTACCTTGGGTTTATATCTCTTGTTTGTCCCTAAAATTCCAGAGGTTAGCAAGGTAGAAAAACATACAGATAATCAAAGATTAAGTTCTAAACAATTATTGATGATTATAGGGATGGCTATCTATGCTGGCTTTGTTATTGTTGTTAATACTTCTATAACCCTACGGATACCACTTGTCATTGCCCAAAATAACCTGGGTTCGGCAGGCTTAGCTAGTTTAATACTTAGTTTGATGATGCTCATGGGTATCTTTTCAGGTCTTAGTTTCAGTGGTCTACTTGCTCGATTCAAGGAATCTTTGATGGTAATTGTAGCCATCGCATTAGGTGTTGGAATGTTGATTCTGTGGATAGCTAATAGTATATTCTTAGTTGCCCTTGGAGCTTTACTGACTGGCTTTGTTTATAGTGTCGGTGTGACCTACGTTTTCCATCATATTTCAGAAAAGATGCCTTCACATCAGCTTACAAATGCGACTACCTTGGTATTATTGGGCTGTAATGTAGGTGGCGGTGGCGCAGCTATAGTATTACAAGTATTTTCTTACTTATCCAGCTCACTTGTTTTTCCTTATTTAGTGTATGCTTTGTTGAGTTTAACATTAGGTCTTTTGTTACTTTTAAAAGGTAAAAGAAAAGCAGGCAACCTTGACCTAAAAAAGTGA
- the rpsO gene encoding 30S ribosomal protein S15: protein MAISKEKKNEIIAQYARHEGDTGSVEVQVAVLTWEINHLNGHIKEHKKDHATYRGLMKKIGHRRNLLAYLRRTDVNRYRELVQSLGLRR, encoded by the coding sequence ATGGCAATCTCAAAAGAGAAAAAAAATGAAATCATCGCTCAATATGCACGTCATGAGGGTGACACTGGTTCAGTTGAAGTTCAAGTAGCAGTTCTTACTTGGGAAATCAACCACCTTAACGGACACATCAAAGAACACAAAAAAGACCATGCTACATACCGTGGTTTGATGAAAAAAATTGGACACCGTCGTAACTTATTAGCTTATTTACGTCGTACAGACGTTAACCGTTACCGCGAGCTTGTCCAATCTCTTGGACTTCGTCGTTAA
- a CDS encoding BglG family transcription antiterminator has translation MLSQELVRKFQIFLKYPNRSLEDFESLLGMQKRNILTDIDKINDSLVLNNFPPITFKEGKLSPLTTSEDELLQASLPRLEDYYFQDERPDLIILYILLSSDYVSISHLESFLHISRNSVLSDLKEVRTKLLPFSVELLYTRQNGYFLVGETLALKRLLERTINQTLAFSSGKWLLTYVLKELTFDDASQKITNILHTLASQYRLSFISEKSRELTYLLTFLNAKPFSPAGTIQQIYHELGDYYPFTSLLEEFYCYYPNLERENDFIITRLIGCIQGDLHHFYQEEVYLIMEEIINSVLVNTGLTLKDSLDLRKNLYSHLLPAYYRIRYDVEMVNPLKEQIKEDYASLFYLVKRSLLPLERRLKKAISDDEVAYFTIHFGSKLERPAKSEKNQLVALSVCPNGVSSSLILQSELNGLFPQIQFIEIHQLGDLAFLDTSTYDLVFSTVDFQSEKPVYITQPLMGAVEKMLLKKTVCEDFNLPISNPVTVNELLDIISKHTTITDKEGLTRDLSQYIIGNHLKKELGGKGLLDLLKKEFIQQCQEVANWQEAIRLAAQPLLKENIIEERYIDGMIASVNELGAYIVLAPKVAVPHASPDKGANALGISLLKLEKPVSFDIKEEGDEEKDVQLIFALAAIDSSSHLKALQELSLILDDDQNIEAIIAAKDKKEILNIMANIIEEGDL, from the coding sequence ATGTTATCTCAGGAGCTCGTCAGAAAATTTCAAATCTTTTTGAAATATCCCAACCGTAGTCTAGAGGATTTTGAATCTCTTTTAGGAATGCAGAAAAGAAATATTCTTACTGATATAGACAAAATTAATGATAGTCTCGTCCTTAATAACTTTCCTCCGATCACTTTTAAAGAGGGTAAGTTGAGTCCTTTGACAACAAGTGAAGATGAACTTTTGCAAGCTTCCTTGCCTCGCTTAGAAGATTATTATTTTCAAGATGAGCGACCAGATCTTATTATACTTTATATCCTGTTGTCTTCTGATTATGTTTCAATCAGTCATTTAGAGAGTTTTCTTCATATTAGTAGGAATTCAGTTTTAAGTGATTTAAAGGAAGTTCGTACAAAACTCCTTCCCTTTAGTGTTGAGTTGCTCTATACGCGGCAAAACGGTTATTTTTTAGTTGGGGAGACCTTGGCACTAAAGCGGTTGTTAGAAAGAACGATTAATCAGACATTAGCCTTTTCGTCTGGAAAATGGCTTTTAACCTATGTTTTGAAAGAGTTGACATTTGATGATGCGAGCCAGAAAATCACAAATATCCTTCATACTTTAGCGAGTCAATATCGTTTATCATTTATTTCGGAAAAAAGTCGTGAACTAACCTATTTGTTAACATTTTTAAATGCCAAACCCTTCTCGCCCGCCGGAACAATCCAGCAGATCTATCACGAATTGGGTGATTATTATCCTTTCACTAGCTTATTAGAGGAATTCTATTGCTATTATCCCAACCTAGAAAGGGAAAATGATTTTATTATAACACGACTTATTGGATGTATCCAAGGTGACCTGCACCATTTTTATCAAGAAGAAGTATATCTCATTATGGAAGAAATTATCAATTCTGTCTTGGTTAATACAGGTTTGACGCTAAAGGATAGCCTAGATTTACGTAAAAATTTATACAGTCATCTTCTGCCTGCCTATTATCGTATACGCTATGATGTGGAAATGGTAAACCCGTTGAAAGAACAGATTAAAGAAGATTATGCATCACTATTTTATTTGGTTAAACGAAGTCTTCTCCCTCTGGAACGAAGACTGAAAAAAGCAATTAGTGATGATGAGGTTGCTTATTTTACTATTCATTTTGGAAGTAAGTTAGAACGGCCGGCTAAGTCAGAAAAAAACCAATTGGTAGCTTTGTCGGTTTGTCCCAATGGTGTGAGTTCCTCTTTGATCTTACAATCTGAATTAAACGGCTTATTTCCACAGATTCAATTTATTGAAATTCATCAATTGGGAGATTTAGCTTTTCTTGATACTTCAACTTATGATCTGGTTTTTTCAACGGTAGATTTTCAAAGCGAAAAACCTGTTTATATCACACAACCATTAATGGGTGCTGTGGAAAAGATGTTATTGAAAAAGACCGTTTGTGAGGACTTTAATCTTCCCATTTCAAATCCAGTTACAGTTAATGAACTGTTAGATATTATTAGTAAACATACCACAATTACAGATAAAGAAGGTTTGACGCGTGATCTATCACAATATATTATTGGTAATCATCTCAAAAAAGAATTAGGAGGAAAAGGATTATTGGACTTATTAAAAAAAGAATTTATTCAACAATGTCAAGAAGTAGCTAACTGGCAAGAAGCCATTCGCTTAGCAGCTCAGCCATTGTTAAAAGAAAACATTATTGAAGAAAGATATATTGATGGGATGATTGCTTCGGTTAATGAATTAGGAGCCTATATTGTGTTAGCTCCTAAAGTCGCTGTCCCGCATGCTTCTCCTGATAAAGGCGCTAATGCGTTGGGGATTTCTCTTTTGAAATTAGAAAAACCAGTTAGTTTTGATATTAAGGAAGAAGGAGATGAAGAAAAGGATGTACAACTCATTTTTGCCTTAGCTGCGATTGACTCTAGTTCCCACTTAAAAGCCTTGCAAGAATTGTCCTTGATTCTTGACGATGATCAGAACATTGAGGCTATTATTGCAGCCAAAGATAAAAAAGAAATTTTAAACATTATGGCAAATATTATTGAAGAAGGAGATTTATAA